The following coding sequences are from one Formosa haliotis window:
- a CDS encoding glycoside hydrolase family 28 protein translates to MKNLINNLVILTVILLVGCKRNSEDLSNRVLTFNTIDVKAPFVMPGIKIPDFRKTKQYNITDFGAIPEDKNKNYNAIHEAIDLANKNEGGTVIIPKGEWLTKKIQLKSNVNLHLEKGATLLFSEDPQDYLPVVHTTWEGMECYNYSPLIYAYNCENIAITGDGEIKAKLDVWEKWYARPEGHMQNLKILYNLAANNSPVIKRQMVNGTAHFRPQFIQFNRSKHILIEGITITNSPFWTIHPYLSQDVVIRNVNVYAHGHNNDGVDPEMSQNVLIENCVFDQGDDAIAVKSGRNQDAWRLHTPSKNIVMRNCVVKNGHQLLAIGSELSGGIENVFVDNCEVVEDANMYHLVFIKTNERRGGYVKNIFVSNIKSGAMKNGVLGIETDVLYQWRDLVPTIERKLTPIKNVFLENIRAGHVKYVSRILGQEELPVENIHLKNVVVDLAEEEHSHHEHVIGFIEITKE, encoded by the coding sequence ATGAAAAATCTAATAAATAACCTCGTAATTCTTACCGTCATCTTATTAGTAGGATGTAAAAGGAATTCAGAAGATCTGTCTAATAGAGTTTTAACTTTTAATACGATTGATGTTAAAGCTCCATTCGTGATGCCTGGCATAAAAATTCCGGACTTTAGGAAAACAAAACAATATAATATTACCGATTTTGGAGCAATACCAGAGGATAAAAATAAAAATTATAACGCCATACATGAGGCCATAGATTTAGCAAATAAAAATGAAGGAGGAACTGTTATTATTCCTAAGGGAGAATGGTTAACAAAAAAAATACAGCTTAAAAGTAATGTGAATTTACATTTGGAAAAGGGGGCAACCTTACTTTTTTCAGAAGATCCTCAAGATTATTTGCCTGTTGTACATACAACATGGGAAGGAATGGAGTGCTATAATTATTCACCATTAATTTATGCATACAATTGCGAGAATATCGCAATTACAGGTGATGGTGAAATTAAAGCTAAATTAGATGTTTGGGAAAAATGGTATGCAAGACCAGAAGGTCATATGCAAAACCTTAAAATACTTTACAATTTAGCTGCAAATAATAGCCCAGTTATTAAACGACAAATGGTAAATGGTACAGCTCATTTTCGTCCACAATTTATTCAATTCAATAGAAGTAAGCATATTTTAATTGAAGGTATTACAATTACAAATAGCCCATTTTGGACGATTCATCCCTATCTATCTCAAGATGTTGTTATTAGAAACGTTAATGTATATGCCCATGGTCATAATAACGACGGTGTAGATCCCGAAATGAGTCAGAATGTATTAATTGAAAATTGTGTTTTCGATCAAGGAGATGATGCTATTGCTGTAAAATCTGGTAGAAATCAAGATGCTTGGCGTTTACATACACCTTCAAAAAATATTGTTATGCGTAATTGTGTAGTTAAGAATGGACATCAATTATTGGCAATTGGTAGTGAACTTTCAGGGGGGATAGAAAACGTATTTGTCGATAATTGTGAAGTTGTAGAGGATGCAAATATGTATCATTTAGTATTTATTAAAACGAATGAAAGACGTGGAGGATATGTTAAAAATATATTTGTTAGTAATATAAAGTCTGGAGCTATGAAAAATGGAGTATTAGGAATAGAAACAGATGTTTTATACCAATGGCGAGATTTAGTACCAACTATAGAGCGTAAACTTACGCCTATTAAAAATGTTTTTCTAGAGAATATTAGAGCTGGTCACGTAAAATATGTGTCTCGAATTTTAGGGCAGGAAGAATTACCTGTAGAAAATATTCATTTAAAAAATGTTGTTGTCGACTTAGCAGAGGAAGAACATAGTCATCATGAACATGTTATTGGATTTATTGAAATAACCAAAGAATAA
- a CDS encoding sulfatase-like hydrolase/transferase produces MRNFKNRVLHFGYILFIMASLFNCKNTDRNITQNNTPNFLIIIADDAGWNDVGYNGSVIKTPHIDWLASHGVQLQRFYTNPTCSPSRVSLLTGMPSSRIGVVSPISGKSKKTLPDSIITLPQVLKKSNYQNALFGKWHLGLNALNGPNTFGFDYSYGFLHGQIDQYTHHYKNGDLSWHRNGKFLEENGHTTDLLTNDFIRWITEERDTTKGFYVQLAYSAPHFPLQEEEKWKLPYLETIENNSRRDFAAAMSHMDFSIGLVLETLQKQNLDENTVIIFISDNGAMENWYPTTQYNGVHGPNPVLGSNFPFRDWKGSNYEGAIRIPAVVYWKNKLKHQKNYNYISVSDIMPSLLGLIHADIPKQVEGENVWESIKNMNRETTHDIYIRGHIQESLIHKPWKIIRNRYKDNSLPTYQLYNIEVDPEEKHNIINRDSSLTLKLKNLLINQFLKDDKTVNVGLK; encoded by the coding sequence ATGAGGAATTTTAAAAATAGAGTGCTGCATTTTGGGTATATTTTATTCATAATGGCTTCTCTTTTCAATTGTAAAAATACCGATCGAAATATCACACAAAATAATACTCCCAATTTTTTGATAATTATTGCAGATGATGCTGGTTGGAACGATGTTGGGTATAATGGTTCAGTTATTAAAACACCACATATCGATTGGTTAGCTAGCCATGGGGTTCAACTGCAACGGTTTTATACAAATCCCACGTGTTCTCCTTCTAGAGTGTCATTATTAACAGGTATGCCTTCAAGTAGAATAGGGGTTGTCTCTCCTATTAGTGGGAAAAGTAAAAAAACACTTCCAGATTCTATTATAACCTTACCTCAGGTTTTAAAGAAAAGTAATTATCAGAATGCATTATTTGGCAAATGGCATCTAGGTTTAAATGCCTTAAATGGTCCAAATACATTTGGGTTTGACTATTCATATGGGTTTTTACATGGCCAAATAGATCAGTATACACATCATTATAAAAATGGTGATTTAAGTTGGCATAGAAATGGCAAATTTTTAGAAGAAAATGGACATACAACAGATTTATTGACCAATGATTTTATTCGATGGATTACAGAAGAAAGGGATACAACCAAAGGTTTTTATGTACAATTGGCTTATAGTGCTCCACATTTCCCTCTTCAGGAAGAGGAAAAATGGAAATTGCCTTATTTAGAAACGATAGAGAATAACTCACGAAGAGATTTTGCAGCAGCAATGTCTCACATGGATTTTAGTATTGGTTTAGTTTTAGAAACTTTACAAAAACAAAATCTCGATGAAAACACAGTGATTATTTTCATTAGCGATAATGGTGCAATGGAAAACTGGTACCCTACAACACAATATAATGGTGTGCATGGCCCTAATCCTGTTTTAGGAAGTAATTTTCCATTTAGAGATTGGAAAGGTTCAAATTACGAAGGAGCTATTAGAATTCCTGCTGTAGTGTACTGGAAAAATAAATTAAAACATCAAAAAAACTATAATTATATATCTGTTTCAGATATAATGCCTTCTTTACTTGGGCTGATACATGCAGATATTCCTAAACAAGTAGAAGGTGAGAATGTTTGGGAGTCTATAAAGAACATGAATAGAGAAACCACTCATGATATCTATATAAGAGGACATATCCAAGAAAGTTTAATTCATAAACCTTGGAAAATTATCAGAAATAGATATAAAGATAACTCTTTGCCAACCTACCAGTTATACAATATAGAAGTTGATCCTGAAGAAAAACACAATATAATTAATAGAGATTCAAGTTTAACTTTAAAACTTAAGAATCTTTTAATTAATCAGTTTTTAAAAGATGATAAAACCGTGAATGTTGGTTTAAAATAA